One Glycine soja cultivar W05 chromosome 2, ASM419377v2, whole genome shotgun sequence genomic region harbors:
- the LOC114398678 gene encoding DDB1- and CUL4-associated factor 13-like: MKVKVISRSVDEFTRERSQDLQRVFRNYDPSLRPQEKAVEYVRAVNAVKLDKIFARPFIGALDGHVDAVSCMTRNPSQLKGIFSSSMDGDIRLWDLAARRTVCQFPGHRGAVRGLTASTDGRILVSCGTDCTIRLWSVPITTLMESDDSTKSTVEPASVYVWKNAFWGADHQWDGEHFATAGAQVDIWNHNRSQPINSFEWGSDTVISVRFNPGEPNLLATSASDRSIILYDLRMSSPVRKMIMMTKTNSICWNPMEPINFTAANEDGNCYSYDARKLDEAKCVHRDHVSAVMDVDYSPTGREFVTGSYDRTVRIFQYNGGHSKEIYHTKRMQRVFAVKFSGDGSYVISGSDDTNLRLWKAKASEQLGVILPRERKKHEYHEAIKKRYKHLPEVNRIARHRHLPRPIFKASALMRVMADAKRRKEEKRKAHSAPGSITTQPLRRRRIIKEVE, from the exons ATGAAGGTCAAAGTTATATCACGCTCCGTGGATGAGTTCACCCGAGAGCGAAGTCAAGACCTTCAG AGGGTGTTCCGGAATTACGATCCCAGCCTTCGTCCTCAAGAGAAGGCGGTGGAGTATGTGCGTGCTGTTAATGCGGTGAAGTTGGACAAG ATATTTGCAAGACCATTTATTGGAGCATTGGATGGGCATGTAGATGCTGTTTCGTGTATGACGAGGAACCCTAGCCAGTTGAAAGGGATATTCTCCAGTTCGATGGATGGAG ATATTCGTCTCTGGGATTTAGCTGCAag acGGACAGTTTGTCAGTTTCCTGGTCACCGAGGTGCTGTACGAGGCTTGACAGCATCTACAGATGGACGCATTCTTGTGTCATGTGGAACTGATTGCAC TATCAGACTCTGGAGTGTTCCTATTACTACTCTTATGGAGTCAGATGACTCAACTAAGAGCACTGTTGAG CCAGCAAGTGTTTATGTTTGGAAGAATGCATTTTG gGGTGCTGATCACCAGTGGGATGGCGAGCATTTTGCCACAGCTGGTGCTCAAGTAGATATATGGAATCACAACAG GTCTCAGCCAATAAACAGTTTTGAATGGGGGTCAGATACTGTAATTTCTGTCCGGTTTAATCCTGGAGAACCAAATCTGTTGGCCACCTCAGCTAG tGACCGGAGCATAATTCTGTATGATTTACGTATGTCTTCCCCAGTGAGGAAAATGATAATGATG ACCAAAACAAATTCTATATGTTGGAACCCAATGGAACCCATAAATTTTACGGCT GCAAATGAAGATGGTAACTGCTATAGCTATGATGCTAGGAAGTTAGATGAAGCTAAATGTGTTCACAGAGATCATGTTTCTGCAGT GATGGATGTTGACTACTCACCAACCGGACGGGAGTTTGTCACTGGATCTTATGATAGAACA GTGAGAATTTTCCAGTATAATGGTGGTCACAGCAAGGAGATTTATCATACTAAGAGAATGCAAAG GGTATTTGCTGTCAAGTTCAGTGGTGATGGAAGTTATGTGATTTCAGGAAGTGATGACACTAACCTTAGGCTTTGGAAGGCAAAAGCATCGGAGCAACTTGGAGTA ATTCTCCCAAGGGAACGGAAGAAGCATGAGTATCATGAAGCCATAAAAAAACGCTATAAGCACCTCCCTGAAGTTAACCGTATCGCAAG ACATAGACACTTGCCAAGACCAATATTCAAAGCTTCTGCTTTAATGCGCGTTATGGCGGATGCTAAGAGAAGGAAGGAAGAGAAGAGGAAAGCTCACAGTGCTCCAGGGAGTATTACAACACAGCCATTACGAAGACGAAGAATTATCAAAGAAGTCGAGTGA